Proteins from a single region of Candidatus Margulisiibacteriota bacterium:
- the fabD gene encoding ACP S-malonyltransferase has protein sequence MKTAFVFPGQGAQTVGMGLGLAEKYLEQANTILGFDLKKIVLEGPEEELKKTAVTQPAIFVISVAMFEQLTANGLRPDFVAGHSLGEYSALYAAGAISFADGVKILNRRGQFMQEAVPIGQGAMAALLGGDRATIAAICAAVGNVWPANFNSPGQVVISGKKEAVESAGEKLKAAGVKKVIPLAVSAPFHCPLMQPAADKLKKELEKIALNEAQVPVIANVTAQPVTGAAEIRELLYKQVTSSVLWEDSVRKMIADGVNSFVEVGPGKVLAGLIKKIDSNVEVKSFSEM, from the coding sequence ATGAAAACAGCCTTTGTATTCCCGGGCCAGGGAGCGCAGACCGTGGGGATGGGGTTAGGGCTGGCCGAAAAGTACCTGGAACAGGCGAATACCATCCTCGGGTTCGACCTGAAAAAGATCGTGCTGGAGGGACCGGAGGAAGAGCTTAAAAAGACCGCCGTCACCCAACCCGCCATCTTCGTTATCTCGGTCGCCATGTTCGAACAACTGACGGCCAACGGCTTACGGCCCGATTTTGTCGCCGGGCACAGTCTCGGCGAATATTCGGCTCTTTACGCCGCCGGCGCCATCTCTTTTGCCGACGGGGTAAAAATACTTAACCGGCGCGGTCAGTTCATGCAAGAGGCGGTTCCAATTGGCCAGGGAGCGATGGCCGCCCTGCTTGGCGGCGACCGGGCGACGATCGCGGCGATCTGCGCCGCAGTCGGTAATGTCTGGCCGGCCAACTTCAATTCGCCCGGTCAGGTCGTCATTTCCGGGAAAAAGGAAGCGGTTGAGTCCGCCGGAGAGAAACTGAAAGCGGCCGGAGTAAAGAAGGTCATTCCACTCGCCGTCTCGGCCCCATTCCATTGCCCATTGATGCAGCCGGCAGCCGATAAATTAAAAAAAGAGCTCGAGAAGATCGCGTTAAACGAGGCCCAGGTCCCGGTAATAGCGAACGTGACCGCCCAGCCGGTGACCGGCGCGGCCGAGATCCGAGAATTATTGTATAAACAGGTGACCAGCTCGGTCCTCTGGGAAGATTCGGTCCGCAAAATGATCGCCGACGGAGTTAATTCGTTCGTGGAAGTTGGGCCGGGGAAGGTTTTGGCCGGCTTGATCAAGAAGATCGATAGTAACGTTGAAGTAAAGTCTTTTTCGGAAATGTAG
- the fabG gene encoding 3-oxoacyl-[acyl-carrier-protein] reductase codes for MTKLKGKVAFVTGAAQGIGKAIALTLAKAGADVVVSDINLELAAQTAKEVEALGVKALALKTNVTDPAEVEAALAETVKVLGKVDILVNNAGITKDNLLIRMKKEDWDAVINVNLTSVFNCAKAAAGLMMKQRYGKIINIASIVGQMGNFGQANYAASKAGVIGFTKTIAKELASRNVCCNAIAPGFIQTAMTDKLAPEVKEKMMAQIPLGKLGTPEDVANAVLFLASPESDYVTGQVLAVNGGMYM; via the coding sequence ATGACGAAGCTAAAGGGTAAGGTCGCGTTCGTGACCGGGGCCGCGCAAGGGATCGGCAAAGCGATCGCCCTCACCCTGGCCAAAGCCGGGGCCGATGTCGTCGTTTCCGATATCAACCTGGAACTGGCCGCCCAAACCGCTAAGGAAGTTGAAGCCCTGGGGGTCAAGGCGCTCGCCTTGAAGACCAATGTGACCGATCCGGCCGAAGTCGAGGCCGCCCTGGCGGAAACCGTTAAAGTTCTTGGTAAAGTAGACATCCTGGTCAATAATGCCGGGATCACCAAGGACAACCTCCTGATCAGGATGAAAAAAGAGGACTGGGACGCGGTTATCAACGTCAACCTGACCAGCGTCTTCAACTGTGCCAAAGCGGCCGCGGGATTGATGATGAAGCAAAGATACGGTAAAATAATCAATATCGCCAGCATCGTGGGTCAGATGGGGAACTTCGGGCAGGCGAATTACGCGGCTAGCAAGGCTGGGGTGATCGGTTTCACCAAGACGATCGCCAAAGAACTCGCGTCGCGTAATGTTTGCTGTAACGCCATCGCCCCGGGGTTCATCCAGACGGCAATGACCGACAAGCTGGCGCCCGAGGTCAAAGAGAAGATGATGGCCCAGATCCCGCTCGGCAAACTGGGCACGCCGGAAGACGTCGCCAACGCCGTCTTGTTCCTCGCCTCGCCCGAGTCGGATTACGTCACGGGCCAGGTGCTCGCCGTCAACGGCGGGATGTACATGTAG
- the acpP gene encoding acyl carrier protein, with product MDENQVYEAVKKVVSEQLGVTDAEITRTASFVDDLGADSLDTVELVMALEENFGMEIPDEDAEKIKTIGDTITYVMAHGKK from the coding sequence ATGGACGAAAACCAAGTTTACGAGGCAGTGAAAAAAGTGGTGAGTGAGCAGCTGGGCGTGACCGACGCCGAGATCACCCGCACCGCTTCTTTCGTCGACGACCTGGGCGCCGACTCGCTCGACACCGTTGAGCTGGTCATGGCCCTGGAAGAGAATTTCGGGATGGAGATCCCGGACGAGGACGCCGAAAAGATCAAGACGATCGGCGACACGATCACCTACGTCATGGCGCACGGCAAAAAGTAA